A genomic stretch from Sulfurimonas sediminis includes:
- a CDS encoding TOBE domain-containing protein, translated as MSTITAKVAAIQTVQNLHVVHFTCNESTLGMMSLELPKALTRNTEVLLTCKPTAIAIAKNLQGELSHANQLHVMVHSIEVGELLSVVVLQFHDDILESIITSDSLKRMQLHVGESVIALIKSSDLSLKEILS; from the coding sequence ATGAGTACAATTACAGCAAAAGTAGCAGCAATCCAAACAGTACAAAACTTACATGTAGTACACTTTACATGTAATGAGAGCACTCTGGGTATGATGAGCCTTGAATTACCAAAAGCACTCACACGCAACACAGAAGTTCTCCTTACATGTAAACCCACAGCCATCGCCATCGCAAAAAATCTCCAGGGAGAGTTGAGCCATGCAAACCAGTTACATGTAATGGTACACTCCATTGAAGTCGGAGAGCTCTTGTCTGTTGTAGTGTTACAATTTCATGACGATATTTTAGAATCCATCATCACAAGTGATTCTTTGAAAAGAATGCAGTTACATGTAGGGGAATCTGTCATCGCTCTGATAAAATCAAGTGATCTGTCACTCAAGGAGATACTCTCATGA